The Lancefieldella sp. Marseille-Q7238 genomic interval CCTTGACGGAGTTGTACACATAGGAACCCGCCTCGGCCTGGCCGGAATACACGCGGATGTAGGTCAGCTTACCAACATACGGGTCGGTCATAATCTTGAAGGCAAGCGCGGAGAAGGGCTCCTTGACGTCCGCGTGACGAACCTCTTCCTCGCCCTTGAGGTTGGTGCCGTCAATCTCGGGCACGTCGAGAGGGCTGGGGAGATAGTCAATGACGGCGTCGAGAAGTTCCTGGATGCCCTTGTTCTTATAGGCGGAACCCACAAAGACGGGGTTCATCTTGCCCGCGAGGACTCCGGCGCGGATGGCGCGCTTAAGCTCGTCGACATCGATTTCCTCGCCTTCAAGGATAGCCATCATGAGATCCTCGGAGAAGTCGGAGGCCGCCTCAAGGAGCTCCTCGCGCTTCTCGGCTGCAATCTCTGTGAACTCGGAAGGAATCTCGTCGAGAGGCTCAGGGTAAATCATGCCCTTTGCGTCTTCCTTGAAGTCCCACGCGGTATTGGTCACAAGGTCAATCAAGCCCCAGAAGTTGGACTCGGAACCCATAGGAACCTGAGCTGCAATAGCCGGAGCGGAAAGACGCTCTTTCATGGTCTCGATAGCGCGGAAGAAATCAGCGCCCACGCGGTCGAACTTGTTGATGAAAGCGATGCGGGGAACGTTGTACTTAGTTGCCTGACGCCACACGGTCTCGGACTGCGGCTGAACGCCTGCAACGGCGTCAAAAACAGCAACAGCGCCGTCGAGAACGCGAAGCGAGCGCTCGACCTCAGCGGTAAAGTCAACGTGACCCGGGGTGTCGATGATCTGGATAACGTGATCTTTCCAGAAACACGTAGTAGCAGCGGAGGTAATGGTAACACCGCGCTCCTGCTCCTGGACCATCCAGTCCATGGTTGCCGCACCGTCGTGAACCTCGCCAATCTTGTGGGTCTTGCCGGTGTAGTAAAGAATGCGCTCCGTAGTGGTGGTCTTACCGGCATCGATGTGAGCCATGATGCCGATGTTGCGGAGGTCTTTAAGGTTGTACTTGGTCTTAGCCATTGTGTTGAACTCCTGATTTCCGACTTAGAAGCGGTAATGGGAGAAGGCGCGGTTGGCCTCTGCCATCTTGAACAGGTCTTCACGGCGCTTGACAGAGGCACCGACGCCATTGGTTGCGTCGATAATCTCATTGGCAAGGCGCTCGGCCATGGTCTTCTCTTTGCGAGTACGGCTGAAGTTAACAATCCAGCGGATAGCAAGGGTGGTTGCACGACGGGAGTTAACCTCCATAGGCACCTGATAGGTGGCGCCGCCTACACGCTTAGGCTTGACCTCAAGGGTAGGACGGATGTTATCCATAGCCTTCTTGAAAACAGTAAGGGCATCTTCGCCGGTCTTCTCGGCAACGATATCAAAGGCACCGTAAACGATGCGCTCTGCAGTTGCCTTCTTACCGTCAAGAAGAACCTTGTTGATAAGCTGGGTGACCAGTCGATTGTTATAGACGGCGTCAGGCATAACCTCACGACGTACTGCTGCTGCGCGACGCGGCATGTTTATCTCCTAAGAACTAAATCGAGTAGTGGGTTACTTCGCACGCTTGGTGCCGTAACGGGAACGAGCCTTTGCGCGGTTCTGAACCGCAGCGCAGTCATACGCGCCACGGACGACCTTATAACGAACGCCAGGAAGGTCGCGGACACGGCCGCCACGGACAAGCACGATGGAGTGCTCCTGAAGATTGTGGCCCTCGCCAGGGATATAGGCGGTAACCTCAATGCCGTTGACAAGGCGCACACGAGCAACCTTACGAAGCGCCGAGTTAGGCTTCTTAGGGGTCGTGGTGAAAACGCGGGTGCAAACGCCGCGCTTCTGGGGGTTGTGCTGCAGGGCGGCGTTCTTGGACTTGGCCTGAACACTCATGCGGCCCTTGCGGACAAGCTGGTTGATAGTAGGCAAGATCTTCTCCTTCTTATACCTATCTACGTGCACATTTACAAATTCAAAAGGCGACACAGCACTGTCCCCTTGGAATTACGCAAGGAAGAACTTTACGCCGATGTTTGCTGCTCGTCAACACACCACGTTGCCGGGCGTATCCATACCATGGGGAGAAAATGTTTTGTCGTTGGCGAGAAGTGCCTCAGTGTTGGACATTCCTTCAGGTATATCTGAGGCTAACTTCAAAACGGCGATCAATTCCTCGCCGTCCTTCTCGCCCGTTTCAACAAATCCAAACGAACGATAGAGATTTTGAGCAGCTTCATTTTCAGGCTCATAGGAAAGCCAACAATAATCTGCCCTCCCACAGGGGGAGGTGCGTATAAACTCCAGCGCGAGCTTGAGGGCTTCTTTCCCATATCCTTTACCCTGATGCTTTGCGTCTATCATCAGACGTCTGAGATCGTAGCTGTCATAAGCTATCGCCGGAGCGTCGTCCCAGAAGTCGTCCGCACCAAACCCAATCATCAAAAAACCTACCGGTACAGTACCCTCGTAGATACCAAAAGGAAATACCTGTCCGTTTCCTGTTATGGAGGTATAGGCCTCGATAATGCTTGTATCGTTTCCGGCGACAAAGCTTTGTTGTTCCTCGGACACCTTGAGCTTAAGAATGTCCCATACATTTTTTCCGTTTATGCGTTCCAGTCTTAGCACGGGTTCACCATTCGATCGGGCAATTGCTTGTTGAAGGACAGTCACATTTTACAATAGTAGAGTTGTTAATACGCGGCGGACAGATGCCACAAATCTCTCATGTGGCTTCAATCTCATCAAGTTCAAGCTCTTGACCTTGGATAAGCTCGGTCTTCTCGCTTGCACAATACGGACACGTACGGCCATACTCAACGGTGGCATAGGTGCGATTGCAATCAAGACAGCGCGTTATTGCCGGTACGCTCTCAATCTCAAGCTCGGCCGCGCGCATCAACTCCGTGCGGTCGGCCGCCCAACGCCATACGTCTTGAAGATACGACGGAATGACACCGGAAACCTCCCCCAGCCGCAGCTTTACGCGGGCGACTGAGGTA includes:
- the rpsG gene encoding 30S ribosomal protein S7, whose translation is MPRRAAAVRREVMPDAVYNNRLVTQLINKVLLDGKKATAERIVYGAFDIVAEKTGEDALTVFKKAMDNIRPTLEVKPKRVGGATYQVPMEVNSRRATTLAIRWIVNFSRTRKEKTMAERLANEIIDATNGVGASVKRREDLFKMAEANRAFSHYRF
- the rpsL gene encoding 30S ribosomal protein S12; translation: MPTINQLVRKGRMSVQAKSKNAALQHNPQKRGVCTRVFTTTPKKPNSALRKVARVRLVNGIEVTAYIPGEGHNLQEHSIVLVRGGRVRDLPGVRYKVVRGAYDCAAVQNRAKARSRYGTKRAK
- a CDS encoding GNAT family N-acetyltransferase, coding for MLRLERINGKNVWDILKLKVSEEQQSFVAGNDTSIIEAYTSITGNGQVFPFGIYEGTVPVGFLMIGFGADDFWDDAPAIAYDSYDLRRLMIDAKHQGKGYGKEALKLALEFIRTSPCGRADYCWLSYEPENEAAQNLYRSFGFVETGEKDGEELIAVLKLASDIPEGMSNTEALLANDKTFSPHGMDTPGNVVC
- a CDS encoding hydrogenase maturation nickel metallochaperone HypA, which translates into the protein MHELGIAFYIIDMVENLGRQNDLTSVARVKLRLGEVSGVIPSYLQDVWRWAADRTELMRAAELEIESVPAITRCLDCNRTYATVEYGRTCPYCASEKTELIQGQELELDEIEAT